In the Afipia sp. GAS231 genome, GATGAACCACATCACGCTGGTCAGCGTCACCACCGACGCAAACGTTCCGATCAGCACGGCAACCGACGCCGGCTCGATCCAGGTGTTGTTCTGCCGGGCGATCACGAACACGTTGAGCGCCGGCGGCAATGAGGCCATCAGCACGGCGGTAGCCGCCCATGGCTGCGCGAACGGCCCAAACAGCAGCATCAATCCGAACACCAGCAACGGATGGATCAACAGCTTGATCGCGATCACGCCGGGCACTTCCCAGGGCACGCGGTCGAACGGGCGCAACGCGACGGTGACTCCCAACACGAACAATGCGGTCGGCGCCGCGGCGTTCTGCAGGAACTGCAGCGTCTTGTCGATCGCGACCGGCAATTCAAGGTGCAGCGCTGCCGCCAGCGCGCCGGCGGCAGCCGACATGATCAACGGGTTGAGCACGATCTGCCGCGCCGCCACGCCGATCGCGTGCCACGGCGACGGATGATCGCGGTCGGTGAGCGCAATCAGCAGCGGCACGATCGAAAACAGGAAGATGCTGTCGCAGCAGAAGATCAGCGCGGTGGGCGCCGCCGCCTTGGCGCCGAGCACCGCGAGCGCGAGACCCGGTCCCATATAACCGATATTGCCGTAGGCGCCGGCAAGCCCCGCCATCGTGGCCTTGCGCAGCGAGAGCTCGCCGACAACCCGGCCTGTCACCATGGCCAGCATGAACGCTGTCACGGTGCCGAGCGTGGTCGCAATCAGGAACGGCGGGTTGTTCAATTCCGAAAACGGCGTCTTCGACATGATGCCAAACAGCAATGCCGGCAGCGAGACATACAGCAGGAAGAAATTCATCCAGGCGAGGCCCGCTTCCGGCAACCCCTTACCTTTGCCGCAAGCGAATCCAATGAAGATCAGGCCGAAATAGGGAATCGCAAGGTTGAGGATATCGGCCATCGCGTAAACGTCTTTTCGTCAGTCATTCCGGGACCATGGCGCCGGGTCTGGCCACCATGCGTGAGGGTTAAATCGTCCTTTTGCCCCTAGCATCGGCCACAATCATGGTCTATTCGACGAGACATGATTAAAGCGCGCACCGCCAAATTTCAGATCGGGCAGATCGTCCGCCACCGGGTGTTTTCGTTCCGGGGCGTGATTTTCGACATCGATCCGGAATTCAACAATACCGAGGAATGGTGGTTGTCGATCCCGGAGGAGGTTCGGCCCCACAAGGACCAGCCGTTCTATCACCTGCTCGCCGAGAATTCGGAGTCCGAATACGTCGCCTATGTCTCCGAGCAGAATTTGCTGCCCGACGATTCCGGCGAACCGATCCGTCATTCGCAGGTCGCCGAGATTTTCGTGAAGGACAAATCGGGCGGCTACCGCCCGCGCAATCCGTCGCTCAACTGAGTCCGGCCAATCGATCGTTCGGCAAAACCAACATTCGGCTCAACTAAAAAGGCGCCCACCCGGGCGCCTTTTTGTTTGTCTCGCGACCAGCGTTACTTCGATGCCGGATTTGCAGGAGCCCCACCCGCGGGCGTGTTGGCTTCCAGCTTCTTGCGCGCTTCTTCAGCCCGCTTCTGCAGTTCTTCCTGCAGCTTCTTCTGGTTTTCCTCGAACACCTTCGGATCGGTCGGCGGGCCGTCATAGGCCTTGGCGAATTCGCCGGCCAGCGGCAGCGGCAGCGTCAGCGGTGCGCCGTTGGAATTGATCGCCTGGACCACGAGGGTCTGGCCCTTCTTCAGGTTGGCGATCAGCTCGGGCGTTGCTTCATAGTCGGACATGCAACCGTTCTGGAAGCAGATCACGTAGGGGCTCTGCTGCGGCGCGTTGGCGTCGACGATGATCCGGGTTCCGTGCACGAGCTGCATGCCAAGCGGCAGCGTCACGCGCAGGATCTTCTTCGGCTCGCCTTCGGGCTCGATGATGACGGCGGCAATGACCGGCTGGCCGGACTCGATGCGACCGTCCTTGCCGGTAAAGCAAACCTGCTTGGCGCCGGCATCCTGCCCCTTCAGGCAGAACTTGGTCCAGGGCGCATAAATCAGCTGAACCTGCTGGTCCGCAGGCTGTGCACCAGCGGCAGGCGCGCCAGCGGCCGGCGGCGGCGCCTGTTGGGCGGCCGGCGCAGGTGCCGGAGCGGGCGCCTTGGGAGCGGCTTTCGGGGCGGCCTTGGCTTTGGGAGCCGCCGTGGGCGCGCCAGGCGCGGGGGCCGGCGTCTGGGCCTGCACGGCGGAAGCGACCAGCGTCGCGGACAGTGCCGTCGCCGCCAACAAGGCGAAAACCCGCCCATGCGGCCGAACCGACGCGGCCAAGATACGGAAATTCATTGCGGAAAACCCTTTCTGAACGGGAGCGCCCGAAACCGCACAGGCACCGACACCTAGCCGTTTGGGCGGCTGTCTCCTAGTCAATTGAGGCGGATACGTGACAGGCCCTGCCGCCGTCGCCAATTGCACGCCTTCAATACAGCGACCGACGAAAAGATCAATGCCGACAGGCATCTTTGGTGTCCGTCACGGCGGACGCCGGCGCTATGGTAAAGCTTGACTGTGTGCATTTCCGAATCATATCCGCGCGTGGCGATGATCGACTTTCGACCGATCCACTCAGCTTTTGCGGCCAGCGTAGCGCTGGTGTTCGTGCTGTCGCCGATCGCCGCCGTCCCCGCGGCGCGGGCTGCCGAAGCTTTCGGCATCGCCATGCACGGCACGCCGGCCCTGCCAGCGGATTTCACGCATATGCCCTACGCCAATCCCGATGCGCCGAAGGGCGGGCGGCTGGTCTGGGGCCTGCCGGGCACCTTCGACAGCCTCAACCCGCTGATCGTCCGCGGTCTCGCGCTTCAACAGATCCGGGGCTTTGTAGTCGAGAGCCTGATGGCGCGCGGCAACGACGAAGCCTTCACGCTCTACGGCCTGCTGGCCAACAGCGTCGAGACCGACGATGCGCGAAGCTATGTCACGTTCCATCTCGACCCCCGCGCACGTTTCTCGGATGGCAAGCCCGTTACGGCCGATGACGTGCTGTTTTCATGGGCGCTGCTGCGCGACAAGGGCCGCCCCAACCACCGCCAGTATTATTCCAAGGTGACCAAGGCCGAAGCGACGGATCCGCTCACGGTGCGGTTCGAGCTCGGCGGCGCCAATGACCGCGAACTGCCGCTGATCCTCGGCCTGATGCCGGTATTGCCAAAGCACGCCATCGATCCCGCCACCTTCGAAGAGACCACGATGACAGGACCGGTCGGCTCCGGCCCCTACCGCGTCAGCGCGGTCAGACCCGGCGCGAGCGTCACATTCACGCGCAACCCCGACTATTGGGGCCGCGACCTGCCGGTCAATCGGGGCCTGTGGAATTTCGACGAGATCAGGTTCGATTTCTATCGCGAGTCCAACGGCCAGTTCGAGGCGTTCAAGCGCGGGCTATATGATTTTCGCGTCGAAACCGAGCCGCTGCGCTGGCACGAGGGCTATGATTTTCCCGCGGCCCGCACCGGAGATTTGGTCCGCGACACCATCAAGACCGGCATGCCGCAGCCATCGGAATTCCTGGTGTTCAACACGCGGCGTCCGGTGTTTTCAGACATCCGGGTGCGGCAGGCACTGACCCTGCTGTTCGATTTCGAGTGGATCAACCGCAATTACTTCTTCGGCCTCTATACGCGTTCGGCCGGCTTCTTTGCCGGTTCGGAACTATCCGCCTATGGCCGCAGCCCCGACGAACGCGAGCGTGAACTTCTCAAGCCGTTCGCCTCGCACATCCAGCCTGACATTCTCGACGGCAGCTACCGCCTGCCCGTCACCGACGGCTCGGGCCGCGATCGCACGACCCTGCGCAGCGCGCTCAACCTGCTGTCGAAAGCCGGCTACGATCTCGACGGCACCGTGCTGCGCCAGCGTTCGACCAAAGCGCCTCTTACGTTCGAGATCCTGGTCACCACCCGCGATCAGGAACGCATCGCGCTGGCCTACACCCGCGACCTCAAGCGCGCCGGCATCGAGGCCGGCGTGCGCGCGGTCGATCCGGTTCAATTCGACCAGCGCCGGCTCGGCTACGAGTTCGACATGCTGCAGAACCGCTGGGACCAGTCGCTGTCGCCCGGCAACGAGCAATCGTTCTATTGGGGCAGCCAGGCTGCCGACATACCGGGCACGCGAAACTACATGGGCGCAAAGGAGCCGGCCATCGACGCCCTGATCGCTGCCCTTCTCGAGGCGCGCGAACGGCCGGCCTTCATCTCTGCGGTGCGGGCGCTGGACCGGACCTTGATGTCGGGCTTCTACGCTATCCCGCTGTTTAACGCCGGTGAGCAATGGATCGCGCGATGGAATCGGATAGAAAGACCTGAGAAGACTGCTTTGACCGGCTATCTGCCGGAAACCTGGTGGCAGAAGCCCGACCCGCAACCGAAATGATTGCATTGAAGTGACGCCGTGACCCAGCCCACCGCTTCGCCAACCCTCGATACGCTGTTCAAGCGCGTTCTGTCGCGGCAGCCGCACGCGCTCGCGCTGGTGGACCCGGCCAACAAGCCGCGCATCACCGGCGAAGCGCCGAGGCGTCTTACCTTTGCGCAGGCCGACCGGATGATCTCGGCGCTGGCGGCCCATTTCATCGAATCCGGTCTGCCGGCGAATTCCGTGATCGCGGTCCAATTGCCGAACACGGTCGAGTTCGCCCTCACCGTGCTCGCCGCCTATCGCGCCGGCCTCGTGGTCGCGGTGTTGCCGCTGCTGTGGCGGCAAGCGGAACTGACCATGGCGCTCAATCGCACCGCGGCCCGCGCCATCGTCACGTCAAGCCGGGTCGACGGTATCCTCTACTCGGATCTCGCCATGAACGCCGCGGCGGAGGCGTTCTCGATCCGTCATGTCTGCGGCTTCGGCACCGATCTGCCCGAGGGCATGTTCTCGCTCGACGATGCGATGACCCGACAATCCACCACCACGCGCGCCGTGATCCAGGACGGGCGCAAGGCCGCGCTGATCAGTTTCGACGTGACCGCCGACGGCTTCCGTCCGGTGCCGCGCGCGCATCTCAGCCTGATCGCGGGCGGCCTTGCGATGTCGCTCGAAAGCGACGTGGCGCAGGGCGCCACCGTGCTGTCGGCATTCGCGCCGATGTCGTTTGCCGGCCTCGCCTCCTCGCTGGTGGTGTGGCTGCTGTCAGGCGGAACGCTGGTGCTGCATCACCCGTTCGACGAGGCCGTGCTGGAGCAGGAAATCAACGAGCATGCCTGCGACACCCTGATCGTGCCGGCGCAACTGGCGTTGCGGCTGGACGAACTTGATCTCGCCGCGCGGATGCCGAGCCTGCGCAATGTCATCGGGCTGTGGCGCGCCCCCGAACAGGTCGCCTCCAGCGCGAACTGGGCCGCGCAACAGGCCACGCTGACCGACATCTATCTGTTCGGCGAGGCCGGGTTGTTCGGCGCACGCCGGATCGCCGAGGACGGTTCACCCGCCCGGATCAAGCCCGGCCCGCACGGCGCGCCGCGCGAACTGCCGGGTACCTCGATTGCGGGCGAGATCCTGCTGACGCCGCGGGGAACACTCGGATTGCGCGGTCCGATGGTGCCGGTCGCAGCCTATGCACCGCCACCTCCGCCAAGCGACTCGCTGATTGCACCGCCGCCGCGCGATTTCGTCGACACCGACTATGCCGCGCGGCTCGACCGCGCGACCGGCGCGATCAACATCACCGCCCCCCCCTCGGGCATCATGGCCGTCGGCGGCTACCGCTTCCTCGCGCAGGACCTGCAGGAGTGGGCCCGACGGCTTGGACAAGGCGCGCTGCTGACCGCGCTTCCCGACCGCCTCAGCGGCCACCGGCTTGCCGGCCGCGCCCACGACAATGGCCGCGCCCGCGACGCGTTGGCGGAACTCGGCCTTAACCCATTGATGGTCGAAGCATTTCGCGATCGTAGCAACTCGGCATGAGGCCCCGAAAGGGCACCTGTTGACGCGCCATTAAGCCCGGCAAACTAGGATCGCGTTCCACGCGTCATCCGAGTTGTCAAATGTCCCAGCAAGGCCCGATCCTCGTCGTATCGACCGCACCGCGGCCGTCGTTTGCCGACGCGCTCGACGTCGCCAGGCTGT is a window encoding:
- a CDS encoding AEC family transporter gives rise to the protein MADILNLAIPYFGLIFIGFACGKGKGLPEAGLAWMNFFLLYVSLPALLFGIMSKTPFSELNNPPFLIATTLGTVTAFMLAMVTGRVVGELSLRKATMAGLAGAYGNIGYMGPGLALAVLGAKAAAPTALIFCCDSIFLFSIVPLLIALTDRDHPSPWHAIGVAARQIVLNPLIMSAAAGALAAALHLELPVAIDKTLQFLQNAAAPTALFVLGVTVALRPFDRVPWEVPGVIAIKLLIHPLLVFGLMLLFGPFAQPWAATAVLMASLPPALNVFVIARQNNTWIEPASVAVLIGTFASVVTLTSVMWFIQTGRLVFP
- the hspQ gene encoding heat shock protein HspQ, with the translated sequence MIKARTAKFQIGQIVRHRVFSFRGVIFDIDPEFNNTEEWWLSIPEEVRPHKDQPFYHLLAENSESEYVAYVSEQNLLPDDSGEPIRHSQVAEIFVKDKSGGYRPRNPSLN
- a CDS encoding invasion associated locus B family protein yields the protein MNFRILAASVRPHGRVFALLAATALSATLVASAVQAQTPAPAPGAPTAAPKAKAAPKAAPKAPAPAPAPAAQQAPPPAAGAPAAGAQPADQQVQLIYAPWTKFCLKGQDAGAKQVCFTGKDGRIESGQPVIAAVIIEPEGEPKKILRVTLPLGMQLVHGTRIIVDANAPQQSPYVICFQNGCMSDYEATPELIANLKKGQTLVVQAINSNGAPLTLPLPLAGEFAKAYDGPPTDPKVFEENQKKLQEELQKRAEEARKKLEANTPAGGAPANPASK
- a CDS encoding extracellular solute-binding protein, giving the protein MIDFRPIHSAFAASVALVFVLSPIAAVPAARAAEAFGIAMHGTPALPADFTHMPYANPDAPKGGRLVWGLPGTFDSLNPLIVRGLALQQIRGFVVESLMARGNDEAFTLYGLLANSVETDDARSYVTFHLDPRARFSDGKPVTADDVLFSWALLRDKGRPNHRQYYSKVTKAEATDPLTVRFELGGANDRELPLILGLMPVLPKHAIDPATFEETTMTGPVGSGPYRVSAVRPGASVTFTRNPDYWGRDLPVNRGLWNFDEIRFDFYRESNGQFEAFKRGLYDFRVETEPLRWHEGYDFPAARTGDLVRDTIKTGMPQPSEFLVFNTRRPVFSDIRVRQALTLLFDFEWINRNYFFGLYTRSAGFFAGSELSAYGRSPDERERELLKPFASHIQPDILDGSYRLPVTDGSGRDRTTLRSALNLLSKAGYDLDGTVLRQRSTKAPLTFEILVTTRDQERIALAYTRDLKRAGIEAGVRAVDPVQFDQRRLGYEFDMLQNRWDQSLSPGNEQSFYWGSQAADIPGTRNYMGAKEPAIDALIAALLEARERPAFISAVRALDRTLMSGFYAIPLFNAGEQWIARWNRIERPEKTALTGYLPETWWQKPDPQPK
- a CDS encoding class I adenylate-forming enzyme family protein produces the protein MTQPTASPTLDTLFKRVLSRQPHALALVDPANKPRITGEAPRRLTFAQADRMISALAAHFIESGLPANSVIAVQLPNTVEFALTVLAAYRAGLVVAVLPLLWRQAELTMALNRTAARAIVTSSRVDGILYSDLAMNAAAEAFSIRHVCGFGTDLPEGMFSLDDAMTRQSTTTRAVIQDGRKAALISFDVTADGFRPVPRAHLSLIAGGLAMSLESDVAQGATVLSAFAPMSFAGLASSLVVWLLSGGTLVLHHPFDEAVLEQEINEHACDTLIVPAQLALRLDELDLAARMPSLRNVIGLWRAPEQVASSANWAAQQATLTDIYLFGEAGLFGARRIAEDGSPARIKPGPHGAPRELPGTSIAGEILLTPRGTLGLRGPMVPVAAYAPPPPPSDSLIAPPPRDFVDTDYAARLDRATGAINITAPPSGIMAVGGYRFLAQDLQEWARRLGQGALLTALPDRLSGHRLAGRAHDNGRARDALAELGLNPLMVEAFRDRSNSA